From the Conger conger chromosome 14, fConCon1.1, whole genome shotgun sequence genome, one window contains:
- the LOC133110356 gene encoding equilibrative nucleobase transporter 1-like isoform X3, which yields MLLLLRGVSLRCWLTLATGLVECLFFTGVVYGWPSLVFILKASGYFSDQCENATEPNGTQYMDCSKQDELFSLDFTIASFLQRFIGLLSGFLFDRFGTMATRLLAITLYTTGTLMIAFSHPDISFILFPGLSFIAFGGIMLILTNIQVGNLFHAHRSTISTLYFGAYISSAIIFLIVKVAFENGISLQHAFFFLSACSIIHLMRTFILMPKMHIPYPLPEGYTYGPNCGQTKCNTCCFPKRTRDNTEPVQGEEGIENATSEQGNPQQTPQTVSHYTNIFAYTQFCGILCAPLNGLIIDRFKGKQRAPGETEEESNLRSVVLSLFLTALQCLLFSICATIPVLPLQYLTFVLQVFALSFGVGGNAAFISIVFPVCHFGKLNGVVNAVLSVVLLLQFPCIILVNEVLDGDPLYINIALCILCLAPFIHPAYVYIRWRRLANQRRHSAHPSPNDEHAFSGDNEDQPQDVPGSS from the exons ATGTTATTGCTTCTACGTGGAGTGAGTCTGCGCTGCTGGCTCACCTTGGCCACAGGACTGGTGGAGTGCCTGTTTTTCACTGGGGTTGTTTATGGGTGGCCCTCCCTGGTGTTTATCCTGAAAGCCAGTGGATACTTCAGCGACCAGTGTGAGAATGCCACAGAACCCAATGGCACACAGTACATgg ACTGCAGCAAACAGGACGAGCTCTTCTCCCTGGATTTCACCATTGCCAGCTTCTTACAGAGGTTTATTGGTCTTCTTAGTGGATTCCTATTTGACCGCTTCGGCACCATGGCAACCAGACTGCTGGCAAT aactCTGTACACCACTGGTACCTTAATGATTGCTTTTTCGCATCCAG aTATATCTTTTATACTCTTTCCAGGTCTGTCCTTCATCGCATTTGGAGGCATAATGTTGATTCTTACAAACATCCAG GTGGGGAACCTCTTTCATGCTCATCGTTCCACCATCTCTACCTTGTACTTCGGAGCCTACATCTCCTCTgccatcatcttcctcatcgTCAAG GTGGCATTTGAAAATGGGATCTCTCTGCAACatgcttttttcttcttgtcgGCATGCAGCATAATCCACCTCATGAGAACCTTCATCCTCATGCCAAAGATGCACATCCCCTACCCCCTCCCTGAGGGCTACACTTATGG CCCAAACTGTGGACAGACCAAATGCAACACCTGTTGTTTCCCCAAAAGAACAAGAGACAACACAGAGCCTgtacagggagaggaagggatagAGAATGCAACATCTGAACAAGGAAACCCCCAGCAGACCCCACAGACAG tgagccaCTACACCAACATCTTTGCCTACACACAGTTCTGTGGGATACTGTGCGCCCCCTTGAATGGCCTGATCATTGACAGATTCAAGGGCAAGCAACGGGCCCCAG gagagacggaggaggagagtaACCTGcgctctgtggtgctctctctcttcctcactgccCTGCAGTGCCTCTTATTCTCCATCTGCGCCACCATACCTGTGCTCCCGCTGCAGTACCTGACTTTCGTCCTGCAAGTGTTTGCACTTTCCTTTGGGGTTGGAGGGAATGCAGCCTTCATCAgcattgt TTTTCCAGTCTGCCACTTTGGTAAGCTGAATGGTGTGGTTAATGCTGTATTGTCTGTGGTGTTGCTCCTGCAATTCCCCTGCATCATCCTGGTGAATGAGGTATTGGATGGAGACCCATTATAT ATAAACATAGCCCTGTGCATCCTGTGCCTGGCGCCATTCATTCACCCGGCCTATGTCTATATCCGCTGGCGGAGattggccaatcagagaagACACTCTGCCCACCCATCTCCCAACGATGAGCACGCCTTCTCTGGAGACAATGAAGACCAACCCCAGGATGTCCCAGGCTCCTCTTAG
- the LOC133110356 gene encoding equilibrative nucleobase transporter 1-like isoform X2, which yields MLLLLRGVSLRCWLTLATGLVECLFFTGVVYGWPSLVFILKASGYFSDQCENATEPNGTQYMDCSKQDELFSLDFTIASFLQRFIGLLSGFLFDRFGTMATRLLAITLYTTGTLMIAFSHPDISFILFPGLSFIAFGGIMLILTNIQVGNLFHAHRSTISTLYFGAYISSAIIFLIVKVAFENGISLQHAFFFLSACSIIHLMRTFILMPKMHIPYPLPEGYTYGPNCGQTKCNTCCFPKRTRDNTEPVQGEEGIENATSEQGNPQQTPQTDSFKQCVLSCFFLWHLVWSSVMALRISLFIGTLNPMLTQLAHGDTAQVSHYTNIFAYTQFCGILCAPLNGLIIDRFKGKQRAPGETEEESNLRSVVLSLFLTALQCLLFSICATIPVLPLQYLTFVLQVFALSFGVGGNAAFISIVFPVCHFGKLNGVVNAVLSVVLLLQFPCIILVNEVLDGDPLYINIALCILCLAPFIHPAYVYIRWRRLANQRRHSAHPSPNDEHAFSGDNEDQPQDVPGSS from the exons ATGTTATTGCTTCTACGTGGAGTGAGTCTGCGCTGCTGGCTCACCTTGGCCACAGGACTGGTGGAGTGCCTGTTTTTCACTGGGGTTGTTTATGGGTGGCCCTCCCTGGTGTTTATCCTGAAAGCCAGTGGATACTTCAGCGACCAGTGTGAGAATGCCACAGAACCCAATGGCACACAGTACATgg ACTGCAGCAAACAGGACGAGCTCTTCTCCCTGGATTTCACCATTGCCAGCTTCTTACAGAGGTTTATTGGTCTTCTTAGTGGATTCCTATTTGACCGCTTCGGCACCATGGCAACCAGACTGCTGGCAAT aactCTGTACACCACTGGTACCTTAATGATTGCTTTTTCGCATCCAG aTATATCTTTTATACTCTTTCCAGGTCTGTCCTTCATCGCATTTGGAGGCATAATGTTGATTCTTACAAACATCCAG GTGGGGAACCTCTTTCATGCTCATCGTTCCACCATCTCTACCTTGTACTTCGGAGCCTACATCTCCTCTgccatcatcttcctcatcgTCAAG GTGGCATTTGAAAATGGGATCTCTCTGCAACatgcttttttcttcttgtcgGCATGCAGCATAATCCACCTCATGAGAACCTTCATCCTCATGCCAAAGATGCACATCCCCTACCCCCTCCCTGAGGGCTACACTTATGG CCCAAACTGTGGACAGACCAAATGCAACACCTGTTGTTTCCCCAAAAGAACAAGAGACAACACAGAGCCTgtacagggagaggaagggatagAGAATGCAACATCTGAACAAGGAAACCCCCAGCAGACCCCACAGACAG ACAGTTTTAAGCagtgtgtcctcagctgtttttttctgtggcaCCTGGTGTGGTCGTCAGTCATGGCTCTGCGAATCAGCCTGTTCATTGGCACCCTGAACCCCATGCTGACCCAGCTGGCTCATGGAGACACAGCCCAAG tgagccaCTACACCAACATCTTTGCCTACACACAGTTCTGTGGGATACTGTGCGCCCCCTTGAATGGCCTGATCATTGACAGATTCAAGGGCAAGCAACGGGCCCCAG gagagacggaggaggagagtaACCTGcgctctgtggtgctctctctcttcctcactgccCTGCAGTGCCTCTTATTCTCCATCTGCGCCACCATACCTGTGCTCCCGCTGCAGTACCTGACTTTCGTCCTGCAAGTGTTTGCACTTTCCTTTGGGGTTGGAGGGAATGCAGCCTTCATCAgcattgt TTTTCCAGTCTGCCACTTTGGTAAGCTGAATGGTGTGGTTAATGCTGTATTGTCTGTGGTGTTGCTCCTGCAATTCCCCTGCATCATCCTGGTGAATGAGGTATTGGATGGAGACCCATTATAT ATAAACATAGCCCTGTGCATCCTGTGCCTGGCGCCATTCATTCACCCGGCCTATGTCTATATCCGCTGGCGGAGattggccaatcagagaagACACTCTGCCCACCCATCTCCCAACGATGAGCACGCCTTCTCTGGAGACAATGAAGACCAACCCCAGGATGTCCCAGGCTCCTCTTAG
- the LOC133110356 gene encoding equilibrative nucleobase transporter 1-like isoform X1, producing the protein MLLLLRGVSLRCWLTLATGLVECLFFTGVVYGWPSLVFILKASGYFSDQCENATEPNGTQYMDCSKQDELFSLDFTIASFLQRFIGLLSGFLFDRFGTMATRLLAITLYTTGTLMIAFSHPDISFILFPGLSFIAFGGIMLILTNIQVGNLFHAHRSTISTLYFGAYISSAIIFLIVKVAFENGISLQHAFFFLSACSIIHLMRTFILMPKMHIPYPLPEGYTYGPNCGQTKCNTCCFPKRTRDNTEPVQGEEGIENATSEQGNPQQTPQTVDSFKQCVLSCFFLWHLVWSSVMALRISLFIGTLNPMLTQLAHGDTAQVSHYTNIFAYTQFCGILCAPLNGLIIDRFKGKQRAPGETEEESNLRSVVLSLFLTALQCLLFSICATIPVLPLQYLTFVLQVFALSFGVGGNAAFISIVFPVCHFGKLNGVVNAVLSVVLLLQFPCIILVNEVLDGDPLYINIALCILCLAPFIHPAYVYIRWRRLANQRRHSAHPSPNDEHAFSGDNEDQPQDVPGSS; encoded by the exons ATGTTATTGCTTCTACGTGGAGTGAGTCTGCGCTGCTGGCTCACCTTGGCCACAGGACTGGTGGAGTGCCTGTTTTTCACTGGGGTTGTTTATGGGTGGCCCTCCCTGGTGTTTATCCTGAAAGCCAGTGGATACTTCAGCGACCAGTGTGAGAATGCCACAGAACCCAATGGCACACAGTACATgg ACTGCAGCAAACAGGACGAGCTCTTCTCCCTGGATTTCACCATTGCCAGCTTCTTACAGAGGTTTATTGGTCTTCTTAGTGGATTCCTATTTGACCGCTTCGGCACCATGGCAACCAGACTGCTGGCAAT aactCTGTACACCACTGGTACCTTAATGATTGCTTTTTCGCATCCAG aTATATCTTTTATACTCTTTCCAGGTCTGTCCTTCATCGCATTTGGAGGCATAATGTTGATTCTTACAAACATCCAG GTGGGGAACCTCTTTCATGCTCATCGTTCCACCATCTCTACCTTGTACTTCGGAGCCTACATCTCCTCTgccatcatcttcctcatcgTCAAG GTGGCATTTGAAAATGGGATCTCTCTGCAACatgcttttttcttcttgtcgGCATGCAGCATAATCCACCTCATGAGAACCTTCATCCTCATGCCAAAGATGCACATCCCCTACCCCCTCCCTGAGGGCTACACTTATGG CCCAAACTGTGGACAGACCAAATGCAACACCTGTTGTTTCCCCAAAAGAACAAGAGACAACACAGAGCCTgtacagggagaggaagggatagAGAATGCAACATCTGAACAAGGAAACCCCCAGCAGACCCCACAGACAG TAGACAGTTTTAAGCagtgtgtcctcagctgtttttttctgtggcaCCTGGTGTGGTCGTCAGTCATGGCTCTGCGAATCAGCCTGTTCATTGGCACCCTGAACCCCATGCTGACCCAGCTGGCTCATGGAGACACAGCCCAAG tgagccaCTACACCAACATCTTTGCCTACACACAGTTCTGTGGGATACTGTGCGCCCCCTTGAATGGCCTGATCATTGACAGATTCAAGGGCAAGCAACGGGCCCCAG gagagacggaggaggagagtaACCTGcgctctgtggtgctctctctcttcctcactgccCTGCAGTGCCTCTTATTCTCCATCTGCGCCACCATACCTGTGCTCCCGCTGCAGTACCTGACTTTCGTCCTGCAAGTGTTTGCACTTTCCTTTGGGGTTGGAGGGAATGCAGCCTTCATCAgcattgt TTTTCCAGTCTGCCACTTTGGTAAGCTGAATGGTGTGGTTAATGCTGTATTGTCTGTGGTGTTGCTCCTGCAATTCCCCTGCATCATCCTGGTGAATGAGGTATTGGATGGAGACCCATTATAT ATAAACATAGCCCTGTGCATCCTGTGCCTGGCGCCATTCATTCACCCGGCCTATGTCTATATCCGCTGGCGGAGattggccaatcagagaagACACTCTGCCCACCCATCTCCCAACGATGAGCACGCCTTCTCTGGAGACAATGAAGACCAACCCCAGGATGTCCCAGGCTCCTCTTAG
- the LOC133110356 gene encoding equilibrative nucleobase transporter 1-like isoform X4 → MLLLLRGVSLRCWLTLATGLVECLFFTGVVYGWPSLVFILKASGYFSDQCENATEPNGTQYMDCSKQDELFSLDFTIASFLQRFIGLLSGFLFDRFGTMATRLLAITLYTTGTLMIAFSHPDISFILFPGLSFIAFGGIMLILTNIQVGNLFHAHRSTISTLYFGAYISSAIIFLIVKVAFENGISLQHAFFFLSACSIIHLMRTFILMPKMHIPYPLPEGYTYGPNCGQTKCNTCCFPKRTRDNTEPVQGEEGIENATSEQGNPQQTPQTVDSFKQCVLSCFFLWHLVWSSVMALRISLFIGTLNPMLTQLAHGDTAQVSHYTNIFAYTQFCGILCAPLNGLIIDRFKGKQRAPGETEEESNLRSVVLSLFLTALQCLLFSICATIPVLPLQYLTFVLQVFALSFGVGGNAAFISIVFPVCHFGKLNGVVNAVLSVVLLLQFPCIILVNEVLDGDPLY, encoded by the exons ATGTTATTGCTTCTACGTGGAGTGAGTCTGCGCTGCTGGCTCACCTTGGCCACAGGACTGGTGGAGTGCCTGTTTTTCACTGGGGTTGTTTATGGGTGGCCCTCCCTGGTGTTTATCCTGAAAGCCAGTGGATACTTCAGCGACCAGTGTGAGAATGCCACAGAACCCAATGGCACACAGTACATgg ACTGCAGCAAACAGGACGAGCTCTTCTCCCTGGATTTCACCATTGCCAGCTTCTTACAGAGGTTTATTGGTCTTCTTAGTGGATTCCTATTTGACCGCTTCGGCACCATGGCAACCAGACTGCTGGCAAT aactCTGTACACCACTGGTACCTTAATGATTGCTTTTTCGCATCCAG aTATATCTTTTATACTCTTTCCAGGTCTGTCCTTCATCGCATTTGGAGGCATAATGTTGATTCTTACAAACATCCAG GTGGGGAACCTCTTTCATGCTCATCGTTCCACCATCTCTACCTTGTACTTCGGAGCCTACATCTCCTCTgccatcatcttcctcatcgTCAAG GTGGCATTTGAAAATGGGATCTCTCTGCAACatgcttttttcttcttgtcgGCATGCAGCATAATCCACCTCATGAGAACCTTCATCCTCATGCCAAAGATGCACATCCCCTACCCCCTCCCTGAGGGCTACACTTATGG CCCAAACTGTGGACAGACCAAATGCAACACCTGTTGTTTCCCCAAAAGAACAAGAGACAACACAGAGCCTgtacagggagaggaagggatagAGAATGCAACATCTGAACAAGGAAACCCCCAGCAGACCCCACAGACAG TAGACAGTTTTAAGCagtgtgtcctcagctgtttttttctgtggcaCCTGGTGTGGTCGTCAGTCATGGCTCTGCGAATCAGCCTGTTCATTGGCACCCTGAACCCCATGCTGACCCAGCTGGCTCATGGAGACACAGCCCAAG tgagccaCTACACCAACATCTTTGCCTACACACAGTTCTGTGGGATACTGTGCGCCCCCTTGAATGGCCTGATCATTGACAGATTCAAGGGCAAGCAACGGGCCCCAG gagagacggaggaggagagtaACCTGcgctctgtggtgctctctctcttcctcactgccCTGCAGTGCCTCTTATTCTCCATCTGCGCCACCATACCTGTGCTCCCGCTGCAGTACCTGACTTTCGTCCTGCAAGTGTTTGCACTTTCCTTTGGGGTTGGAGGGAATGCAGCCTTCATCAgcattgt TTTTCCAGTCTGCCACTTTGGTAAGCTGAATGGTGTGGTTAATGCTGTATTGTCTGTGGTGTTGCTCCTGCAATTCCCCTGCATCATCCTGGTGAATGAGGTATTGGATGGAGACCCATTATAT TGA